One Phaseolus vulgaris cultivar G19833 chromosome 2, P. vulgaris v2.0, whole genome shotgun sequence DNA window includes the following coding sequences:
- the LOC137811683 gene encoding uncharacterized protein codes for MIMMGTTCFPTTNVLLKPQKLSGNFSIVCDDVRCLTFLTPKPHLRSSYSNLGNRVKFASFSMSKTTHLKVSQDALSPTEQSLSSSPQVIGEHDLLVVGPGVLGRLVAQKWLQEIPECQVYGQTVTTHHHNELIQMGVYPSLKWTEATHKFPNVIYCAPPSRTPDYAGNVRLAALSWNGEGSFLFTSSTAPYDCNDNGSCDEDSPVLPIGKTARVDVLLKAENVVLEFGGCVLRLAGLYKEDRGAHNYYLEKGTVDSRPDHILNLIHYEDAASLAVAILKKKFRGQIFLGCDDHPLSRQHMMDLVNESGKFSKKFDKFTGTDDPLGKRLNNTKTRQVVGWEPKYPSFARFLESSL; via the exons ATGATTATGATGGGAACTACATGTTTTCCAACAACTAATGTTCTTCTCAAACCTCAAAAGCTATCTGGGAATTTCTCTATCGTCTGTGACGACGTTCGGTGTCTCACTTTCCTCACTCCTAAACCCCACCTTCGATCCTCTTATTCAAACTTAGGAAATAGAGTAAAGTTTGCATCTTTTTCGATGTCCAAGACAACCCATTTGAAGGTCTCACAAGATGCACTTTCTCCCACGGAACAATCACTCTCTTCCTCTCCTCAGGTAATTGGAGAACATGACTTACTCGTTGTGGGTCCCGGGGTTCTTGGTCGCTTGGTTGCTCAGAAATGGCTTCAg GAAATTCCAGAATGTCAAGTTTATGGTCAGACAGTGACTACTCATCATCACAACGAGTTGATACAAATGGGTGTTTACCCGTCTTTGAAATGGACGGAAGCTACTCACAAATTTCCAAATGTCATTTATTGTGCACCACCTTCCCGCACACCGGACTATGCTGGAAATGTTAG GTTAGCTGCATTAAGCTGGAATGGGGAAGGTTCTTTCTTATTTACGTCAAGCACTGCTCCATATGATTGTAATGATAATGGATCATGTGATGAG GATTCTCCAGTTCTGCCAATTGGGAAGACCGCCAGGGTTGATGTCCTTCTAAAAGCTGAAAATGTGGTACTAGAGTTTGGTGGTTGTGTTCTAAGATTGGCAGGACTATAT AAAGAAGATAGAGGTGCACACAATTATTACTTGGAAAAGGGTACTGTTGATAGTCGTCCTGATCACATCCTGAATCTTATACATTATGAG GATGCAGCTTCCCTTGCAGTTGCAATCTTGAAGAAAAAATTCCGTGGACAGATTTTCCTGGGTTGTGATGATCATCCTTTGTCTAG GCAACACATGATGGACCTGGTTAATGAAAGTGGGAAATTCAGTAAAAAGTTTGATAAATTTACTG GAACGGATGATCCTCTAGGAAAAAGattaaacaacacaaaaacTCGCCAGGTGGTTGGGTGGGAGCCCAAGTACCCTAGCTTTGCTCGTTTTCTAGAGAGCAGCCTGTGA
- the LOC137811684 gene encoding UDP-D-xylose:L-fucose alpha-1,3-D-xylosyltransferase MGP4-like produces the protein MSSFLHQRSLQNPFSNPFPISAPSSANSKRPFSSILGPTTLLALLSLVVIVGVFCPWVGMPQAFSFTSTSTSASKWDHYTLQQALSFVARNGSLIVCIVSQPYLPFLNNWLISITMQNRQDMVLVIAEDYASLHRVNDLWPGHAVLIPPVLDAEAAHKFGSQGFFNFTARRPSHLLKILELGYSVMYNDVDMVWLADPFPYLLGNHDVYFTDDMTAIKPLNHSHDLPPPGKKGRPYICSCMIFLRPTDAAKLVLKKWIEELQIQPWSKTVKSNDQPAFNWALMKIAKEVDLYLLPQAAFPTGGLYFKNKTWVKETKGNHVIIHNNYIVGFEKKIKRFRDYGLWLVDDHAHESPLGAL, from the exons ATGTCCTCTTTCCTCCACCAGAGAAGTCTCCAGAACCCCTTCTCCAACCCATTCCCCATTTCAGCTCCATCTTCAGCCAATTCCAAGAGACCCTTCTCCTCCATTCTGGGCCCCACCACCCTCCTTGCCCTTCTCTCTCTTGTGGTCATAGTGGGTGTCTTCTGCCCCTGGGTCGGCATGCCCCAAGCTTTCTCCTTTACTTCAACTTCAACCTCAGCTTCCAAATGGGATCACTACACACTTCAACAAGCTCTCTCCTTCGTCGCCAGAAATGGCTCCCTCATCGTCTGCATTGTCAGCCAACCCTACTTGCCCTTCCTCAACAACTGGTTGATTAGTATAACCATGCAGAATCGCCAGGACATGGTCCTTGTCATTGCCGAGGACTACGCCTCTCTCCACCGGGTCAATGATCTTTGGCCTGGCCACGCTGTTCTCATCCCTCCCGTGCTTGATGCTGAAGCTGCCCATAAGTTTGGCTctcag GGTTTCTTCAACTTTACAGCCAGGAGACCTAGCCATCTGCTGAAGATTTTGGAGCTTGGATATAGTGTGATGTACAATGATGTTGATATGGTTTGGCTGGCTGATCCATTTCCTTATCTTCTAGGGAATCATGATGTGTACTTTACTGATGATATGACGGCA ATCAAACCATTGAACCATTCTCACGATTTACCACCACCAGGTAAAAAAGGCCGTCCTTACATTTGTAGTTGCATGATTTTCCTCCGCCCTACAGATGCAGCAAAGCTAGTTTTGAAAAAgtggattgaggaacttcagattCAACCTTGGTCTAAAACTGTGAAATCTAATGATCAGCCTGCTTTTAACTGGGCTTTAATGAAGATTGCTAAAGAG GTTGATTTGTATCTGCTTCCACAGGCAGCATTCCCTACAGGCGGATTATATTTCAAGAACAAAACATGGGTCAAGGAAACTAAAGGAAATCATGTTATCATTCATAATAACTATATCGTTGGTTTTGAGAAGAAAATAAAGCGGTTTCGTGACTATGGCTTATGGTTGGTGGATGATCATGCACACGAGTCCCCTCTAGGTGCGTTATGA
- the LOC137809723 gene encoding protein UNUSUAL FLORAL ORGANS, with protein sequence MEGFHPSMTSPFSYTFPISGAGSSTNTSNLTSATYSTSTLWMNSRIWSKLPQRLLERVIAFLPPPAFFRARCVCKRWYALLFSNTFLELYLQVSPHRHWFMFFKHHKTRKSYIYKNSNNGSGCGSCEEGYLFDPSDMAWYRISFAIVPSGFSPASSSAGLLCWVSDEAGPKTMLLCNPLVGSLTQLPPTLRPRLFPSIGLTISPTCIDVTVAGDDMISPYAVKNLTSESFHIDGGGFYSLWGTTSSLPRLCSLESGRMVYAEGKFYCMNCSPFSVLAYDITSNNWFKIQAPMRRFLRSPNLVECKGKLLLVAAVEKSKLNVPKSLRVWSLQACGTMWVESERMPQQLYIQFAELEVGNGFECVGHGEFIVIMIRGTDKALLFDICRKRWQWIPPCPYIAHDGFELHGFAYEPRLATPVTTLLDQLALPFQTFTA encoded by the coding sequence atggaaGGTTTTCACCCTTCTATGACGTCTCCTTTTTCGTACACATTCCCCATCAGTGGTGCTGGTAGTAGTACTAATACTAGCAATCTTACCAGTGCCACTTACAGCACTTCTACTCTATGGATGAACAGCAGAATATGGAGCAAGCTCCCTCAGAGGCTTCTGGAGCGTGTCATAGCCTTCCTTCCTCCACCAGCTTTCTTTCGTGCACGTTGTGTTTGCAAGAGATGGTATGCCCTTCTCTTCTCCAACACCTTCCTTGAATTATATCTCCAAGTCTCTCCACACCGCCACTGGTTCATGTTCTTCAAGCACCACAAAACTCGCAAGAGCTACATCTACAAGAACAGCAACAACGGTAGCGGCTGTGGTTCCTGTGAAGAAGGGTACCTCTTTGATCCCTCTGACATGGCATGGTACCGCATTTCCTTTGCTATAGTCCCTTCTGGCTTCTCTCCAGCCTCATCTTCAGCTGGTTTACTTTGTTGGGTTTCTGATGAGGCTGGTCCCAAGACCATGCTTCTGTGCAACCCTTTGGTTGGTTCTCTCACTCAGTTACCTCCCACCTTGAGACCTAGACTCTTCCCTTCCATTGGCCTAACCATCAGCCCCACCTGCATAGATGTCACTGTCGCCGGGGATGACATGATATCTCCTTATGCAGTGAAGAACTTGACATCTGAAAGCTTTCACATCGATGGAGGAGGGTTTTACTCCTTGTGGGGCACTACCTCTTCTCTGCCTAGGCTTTGCAGCCTTGAATCCGGTCGAATGGTTTACGCTGAAGGCAAGTTTTACTGCATGAATTGTAGCCCTTTCAGTGTGCTGGCTTATGACATCACATCAAACAATTGGTTCAAAATACAAGCCCCCATGAGGAGGTTCCTCAGGTCTCCCAACCTCGTTGAGTGCAAGGGGAAGCTGCTTCTTGTTGCGGCTGTTGAGAAGAGCAAGCTGAACGTGCCAAAGAGTTTGAGGGTGTGGAGTTTGCAGGCTTGTGGGACAATGTGGGTGGAGTCTGAGAGAATGCCGCAGCAGCTTTATATTCAGTTTGCTGAATTGGAAGTTGGAAACGGGTTTGAATGTGTAGGGCATGGGGAGTTTATTGTGATCATGATTCGTGGAACAGACAAAGCGTTGCTGTTTGATATTTGCAGGAAGAGGTGgcagtggattccaccttgtcCTTACATTGCACATGATGGCTTTGAATTGCATGGTTTTGCATATGAACCTAGACTCGCCACTCCAGTCACTACCCTCCTTGATCAATTGGCACTTCCCTTCCAGACTTTTACTGCTTAA